Part of the Pseudomonadota bacterium genome is shown below.
CGTATATGAAAAAATAATCACGACAAGATGTATCCTGAAACATTTACAGGTTCCTTCGTTAAGAAGAAAATAACAAACCTTGACAGACAAAGGTGCCATTCTTACTAAGAATTGGCGAAAGTGCAATGGCATCCAGGGCGCGTAGCTCAGCGGGAGAGCACCGTCTTCACACGGCGGGGGTCGCTGGTTCGATCCCAGCCGCGCCCACCAACTCAATAGAGTTAGCCCTAAGCAATGCATGCTTGGTACATATTTACTCGGTCATTGGAATAAAAATTGCTTCCCTGTCAAGTTTATACAAAGCTATGTGTGAGAGGCGAATTTAAAATGCAAAATAATCTAGTAGTAACAGGCGGAGCTGGATACTGCGGGAGCCGCCTTGTTCCGCAGTTGCTAGATAAGGGATACAATATCACTGTATACGATGTAATGTATTTTGGATCGGATATTCTACCGACTGAGCATCCCAACCTGACAGTGATTGAAGGAGATATCCGCGACACACAAAAAATTGCTGCCGCCTTTTTGGACTGCGATACCGTTATTCATCTCGCCTGTATTTCTAACGACGCAAGCTTTGAACTCGATGAAGGTTTAAGTACCACGATCAATTTCGAGGCGTTTGAACCAATGGTATTGGCAGCGAAAAATGCAGGCGTCCAGCGATTTATTTATGCCTCCTCAAGTTCTGTGTATGGCGTTTCCGACAAAAAACATGTAACTGAGGATCACCCGTTAGTTCCTCTCACGCTTTACAATAAATATAAAGGAATGTGTGAACCGATTTTACACACTCACGCAGATGACCATTTCACCGGTGTCATCTTTCGTCCGGCAACAGTTTGCGGTTACGCACCAAGGCAACGGCTAGACCTATCTGTTAACATCTTAACTAATCACGCTATTACAAACGGAAAAATTCGCGTGTTCGGGGGAAGTCAACTTCGGCCTAACT
Proteins encoded:
- a CDS encoding SDR family oxidoreductase, which translates into the protein MQNNLVVTGGAGYCGSRLVPQLLDKGYNITVYDVMYFGSDILPTEHPNLTVIEGDIRDTQKIAAAFLDCDTVIHLACISNDASFELDEGLSTTINFEAFEPMVLAAKNAGVQRFIYASSSSVYGVSDKKHVTEDHPLVPLTLYNKYKGMCEPILHTHADDHFTGVIFRPATVCGYAPRQRLDLSVNILTNHAITNGKIRVFGGSQLRPNLHIQDYCDLVSLLIEAPKDRVQGEIFNCGYQNMSIMEIAQLVKNVVEEMLPERKPIEIITEPTDDIRSYHINSEKIKKSLGFTPRHSIEDAIRELVLVFQEEKLPNSMTDDKYYNVRTLKKRRVS